From a region of the Microcebus murinus isolate Inina chromosome 23, M.murinus_Inina_mat1.0, whole genome shotgun sequence genome:
- the GPR25 gene encoding putative G-protein coupled receptor 25 codes for MPPTQPWSPSPGGASWDYSGSDGLEEELELCPTRDLPYGHAYVPALYLAAFAVGLLGNAFVVRLTAGRRGPRRLVDTFVLHLAVADLGLVLTLPLWAAAAARGGRWPFGEGLCKLSCFALAGTRCAGALLLAGMSVDRYLAVVKLLDARPLRTPRCARATCCGVWAAALLAGLPSLLYRGLQPLPGGRGSQCGEEPSDAFQGLSLLLLLLTFVLPLGVTLFCYCCISRRLRRPPHVGRAPRNSLRIIFAIEGAFVGSWLPFGALRAVFHLARLGALPLPCRLLLALRWGLTIATCLAFVNSCANPLIYLLLDRSFRARARRGACGRAGRRARRASSSLSGASSPSRDDSSVFWGRP; via the coding sequence AtgccccccacccagccctggagccccagccctgggggggCGTCCTGGGACTACTCGGGGTCCGACggcctggaggaggagctggagctgtgTCCCACCCGGGACCTGCCCTACGGCCACGCCTACGTGCCCGCGCTCTACCTGGCGGCCTTCGCGGTGGGGCTGCTGGGCAACGCCTTCGTGGTGCGGCTCACGGCCGGGCGGCGCGGCCCGCGGCGGCTGGTGGACACCTTCGTGCTGCACCTGGCGGTCGCCGACCTGGGCCTCGTGCTCACGCTGCCGCTGTgggccgcggcggcggcgcgcggcgGCCGCTGGCCGTTCGGCGAGGGCCTGTGCAAGCTGAGCTGCTTCGCGCTGGCGGGCACGCGCTGCGCGGGCGCGCTGCTGCTGGCGGGCATGAGCGTGGACCGCTACCTGGCCGTGGTGAAGCTGCTGGACGCGCGGCCGCTGCGCACCCCGCGCTGCGCGCGCGCCACGTGCTGCGGCGTGTGGGCCGCCGCGCTGCTGGCCGGCCTGCCGTCCCTGCTCTACCGCGGGCTGCAGCCGCTGCCGGGCGGCCGGGGCAGCCAGTGCGGCGAGGAGCCCTCCGACGCCTTCCAGGGCCtcagcctgctgctgctgctgctcaccTTCGTGCTGCCCCTGGGCGTCACCCTCTTCTGCTACTGCTGCATCTCGCGCCGCCTGCGCCGGCCGCCGCACGTGGGCCGGGCCCCGCGGAACTCGCTGCGCATCATCTTCGCCATCGAGGGCGCCTTCGTGGGCTCCTGGCTGCCCTTCGGCGCGCTGCGGGCCGTCTTCCACCTGGCGCGGCTGGGGGCGCTGCCGCTGCCCTGTCGCCTGCTGCTGGCGCTGCGCTGGGGCCTCACCATCGCCACCTGCCTGGCCTTCGTCAACAGCTGCGCCAACCCGCTCATCTACCTCCTGCTGGACCGCTCCTTCCGAGCCCGCGCGCGCCGCGGGGCGTGTGGGCGCGCCGGGCGCCGGGCGCGCAGGGCCAGCTCCTCGCTCTCGGGCGCCTCCTCGCCCTCCAGGGACGACAGCTCCGTGTTCTGGGGCCGGCCCTGA